tgtatctatttttcttctttattatgcattttttggttGGTGCGACTtttagtccagaaaatacggtaattacACCCAATCAAAGTTGGAGCTGAGCGGGTCAGAGGGCAGCAGGTCTGTGCCCAGGTATGGGGTCAGGAGGGAGGGAAGCCACCTTCTAATAATGCCAACTACCAACAAACAACATTCAGTAAACCAGCAGAGGACATGTAGCtctggagaggagctgagaaGTCCAGTTGAGTCTTTGAACACTACTTAAAAATGTGATGTTTAAAAATAACCAAACGGATGGTGTCTCCGCAGGGCTGCCAAAGCAGGATTCAGGTCACTGGTGGTCCAGCTTCTTCTTCGGGAAGCAACCCGGGATGAGCCCGCTGACTGAGGAGAAGTGAGTACAAGGACCCTTTTTATTCTGGATCCATCCCATAAATCAGGTTAATTTACACCGTTTGGCCTTCAGGGCGGGTGTCTCGGCTGCGGCGACGAACATCAGCTGCGTTGCCAGGGAGATGGTGATGCAACGTCAGGCGAGCGAGAGCAGTGATGCAGGAAGTCCCGCCTCCTCCTGATCAACACTGcactggtggggggaggggggttgatCAGTGAGCAACGCTAGGTGACGGGATGACGtcccatttcctttttttttttcttttttttttcttttgtaattgtAGAGTTAGCTGCCATATGCTATCTTTCATTAACTTTTTCCATCTTAAATGTATAAAAGTAAAAACTTGTAACTACTgagctgttgttttttaacaTTTATACAGTGTGTATGTTAAACTGGCCATTTTTCCACTTTTGATTAATGTGCTTCACTTTCACCATCTGTGGCTGAAAATAAAGTTGACTGTTGCAACCTGAAACGGCTCATTTCTTGAGGAAAAGTTGAGACTGAACAACCTAATTGGAGGTTGTCaagcacaacaaaaacattttgcctCGTTCCTAAGTAAGAACTCAGGGCGTCCCTCACACGTTTCTGGTGATGCATCTCTCCCTGCTGTCCTTGTCCAATGTTCACTGACACGATGTTTAGAAAAATGGCTaaatggaagtgtgtgtgtgtgcgtgtgcgtgcgagACGGGAAAGCCAAACAAAGCAGCAATAGCACGACTTCCTTCATTGCTCGGTCCACCGCTGCAGGTTGATCAGTTGGCCACGGGTGTATATGTGTGAATTATGACCCACGAACTACAAGCCGTTGAACTATGAGGCAGGTGTCAGAAAGCTACGTAATGCCCACAACGCCAGATTAGCATTTGCACCTAAAGGCTCAACTTTTACTTTCTTTGAGGGGTTCCTGGAGACCAGCCATGCACAGGTTTAAGGTTAATACAGACATGATGcaaggtaaaataaaaataataaaaataattcatGTAATTTGCTTCCGATGAAAAGGTTGTCAAGTGCAGCCATCGTACGAACCCTCAGGGGTTTAGCTAACTACAGTAGCAGGGAAGACTGCTGACTGGTGGAGGTTACTGCAACCTAATAAAAATACAAGACTAATAATACAATGTTAATAAGGCACCACAGAAGTCAAAACATCTATATACAAACCCACAAACGCATACCTGAGTTCAGTGGAACCGACAGCCACCTGAAGGGATGGCCACCCATGTCAGGTAATAAAAAAAGGTGGACTAGAGGAGTGTGGGTCTCCCAACACTGGTATAATTTCCACCAGTGTCGGGTGAGAGTGTTTTTGGTCTCTCCCGCGTACTGCACACCACAGACACCACGGGTGATTAAATAAAGGCCATTTCTTGTTTTGGGACTCCCCTGACTCTCCccattgaaaacattttttttacctgacTCTACAGCTAGAAATCACCGCAGCCTCTAGGTCTTGGAGTCAGTACAGGCTTCACCGTGGCCTGGACCAGCAGGTCCTGAAGATTTCTATGCTTCCTGTAGTCTGTGATGATTCTGCACTCACAGAAGGTGGAGTGAACTTTGATGTCTAGTCTATGGCTGTTTTCAAAGCACTGAAGGCGGTTGAGTCAAGGAAGTCCACCCCTGTCAGTGAAATGTCAGTGGATCAGAGAGGAATCGAAGACTGGCTGAGGCAGGTGAGGGAAGGCAGTCCAGCAGCGGTGGCACAGTATGTGTAGTACTacacaaaagaagagaagaataAGAAGAGAAATCATGTGTCTCACTTTCGATTCATTCAGGATTTTGAAAAATGTCCCTACTTCACACCTGTAAAAAATAGCATTAGCCATAGTTGTTGTGTGTGATTGGTATC
This genomic window from Takifugu rubripes chromosome 3, fTakRub1.2, whole genome shotgun sequence contains:
- the LOC101079259 gene encoding pancreatic progenitor cell differentiation and proliferation factor B-like: MAAIPAGGSLVATTDYYRRRIGSTSSSSSCGSSEYSGEVIPHHPGLPKQDSGHWWSSFFFGKQPGMSPLTEEKAGVSAAATNISCVAREMVMQRQASESSDAGSPASS